In Trifolium pratense cultivar HEN17-A07 linkage group LG7, ARS_RC_1.1, whole genome shotgun sequence, a genomic segment contains:
- the LOC123898739 gene encoding V-type proton ATPase subunit a2-like yields the protein MDLLRSEPMQLVQLIIPIEAAHRSISYLGDLGLFQFKDLNENKSPFQQTYASQVKRCGEMTRTLRLFKEQMMKAGISPPTRSTKDSGLDLEKLEVKLKELEAELLEINANNEKLQHTYNELVEYKLVLEKVGEFFSSAQNNAVARQRELEVQPIVETSIDSPLLMEQDATCPIKHIKLGFISGLVSREKSIPFERILFRATRGNVFLKQAIVDHHVQDPLSGDKVHKNVFVIFYSGERVKSKIIKICDAFGANRYPFSDELGKQFQMMTEVSGRIAELKTTIDAGLLHRSTLLQKIGYQFESWNLLLKKEKSIYRILNMLNINVTKKCLLAEGWCPISAARQIQKVLLQATMECNSQVGTIFQVLQTKELPPTYFYTNNFTCSFQEIVDAYGIAKYQEANPGVYTIITFPFLFAVMFGDWGHGICLLLVTLYFIINEKKISSQKLGDILEMVFGGRYIIMMMALFSIYTGLIYNEFFSIPFELFGPTAYGCRDPSCRDSTTIGLIKVRDTYPFGVDPKWHGTRSELPFLNSLKMKMSILLGVSQMNLGIILSYYNAKYFGNNINIWHQFVPQMIFLNSLFGYLSLLIIVKWCTGSQADLYHVMIYMFLSPTDDLGENQLFVGQKFFQVTLLLLALIAVPWMLLPKPFLLKKQHEERHKGQSYSLLYSGEDPLESESHSIHLDHKEFEFSEIFVHQLIHTIEFVLGAVSNTASYLRLWALSLAHSELSSVFYDKVLLLAWGYNNTIVLIVGIIVFICATVGVLLVMESLSAFLHALRLHWVEFQNKFYEGDGYKFSPFSFTSLTDEDGI from the exons ATGGATCTACTACGATCAGAACCTATGCAACTTGTTCAATTAATCATTCCAATTGAAGCAGCTCATCGATCCATTTCTTACCTTGGTGATCTCGGTCTTTTTCAATTCAAAGAT cttaatgaaaataaaagtcCATTCCAACAAACTTACGCTTCCCAG GTTAAAAGATGTGGGGAAATGACTCGTACATTACGATTATTTAAGGAACAAATGATGAAGGCAGGTATATCTCCTCCAACACGGTCAACAAAGGACAGTGGTCTTGATCTAGAAAAATTGGAG GTTAAATTAAAAGAACTTGAAGCTGAGCTACTCGAGATTAACGCAAATAACGAGAAGTTGCAACACACATACAATGAGCTTGTAGAGTATAAACTTGTTTTAGAGAAG gtTGGAGAATTTTTCTCTTCAGCACAAAACAATGCTGTAGCTCGGCAAAGAGAGCTTGAAGTTCAACCAATTGTTGAAACTTCTATTGACAGCCCATTATTAATGGAACAA GATGCAACATGTCCAATAAAGCATATTAAACTGGGGTTTATAAGTGGTCTTGTCTCTAGGGAAAAATCAATTCCTTTCGAAAGAATTTTATTTCGTGCAACTAGAGGAAATGTGTTTCTAAAGCAAGCTATTGTTGATCATCATGTTCAAGATCCTTTGTCAGGAGATAAG GTTCACAAAAAtgtatttgttatattttattcgGGAGAAAGagttaaaagtaaaattataaaaatttgtgatgCTTTTGGAGCAAATCGTTATCCTTTTTCAGACGAATTGGGTAAACAATTTCAGATGATGACAGAG GTGTCAGGAAGAATTGCAGAATTAAAGACAACAATTGATGCAGGTTTGCTTCACCGGAGCACTTTGTtacaaaaaattggatatcAATTTGAGTCGTGGAACCTTCTG TTAAAGAAGGAAAAATCCATTTATCGCATTCTAAATATGCTAAACATTAATGTGACAAAGAAATGTCTCCTTGCAGAAGGTTGGTGTCCTATATCTGCAGCAAGACAG ATTCAAAAAGTATTGTTGCAGGCAACTATGGAATGTAACTCTCAAGTGGGAACAATATTTCAGGTTTTGCAAACAAAGGAGTTACCACCCACCTATTTTTACACTAACAATTTTACTTGTTCTTTTCAAGAAATTGTAGATGCCTATGG AATTGCCAAGTACCAGGAAGCAAATCCTGGTGTATACACAATCATCACGTTTCCATTCCTTTTCGCTGTAATGTTTGGTGATTGGGGTCATGGCATATGCTTACTACTAGTCACTTTGTATTTCATAATCAATGAGAAAAAAATTTCTTCTCAG AAACTTGGTGACATATTAGAAATGGTTTTTGGGGGAAGATATATTATTATGATGATGGCGCTCTTCTCGATTTACACCGGATTGATATATAATGAATTCTTCTCCATTCCATTTGAACTATTTGGACCAACTGCATATGGATGTCGTGATCCTTCGTGCAG gGATTCTACTACAATAGGTTTGATAAAAGTGCGCGACACTTATCCATTTGGTGTGGATCCTAAATGGCATGGTACTCGGAGTGAACTTCCATTTCTTAACTCTTTGAAAATGAAGATGTCAATTCTACTTGGAGTATCCCAAATGAATCTTGGAATCATATTGAGTTACTATAATGCCAAATACTTTGGAAACAACATAAATATCTG GCACCAATTTGTTCCCCAAATGATATTCTTAAACAGCCTATTTGGCTACCTTTCACTCCTCATAATTGTAAAATGGTGCACTGGATCACAGGCTGACTTGTATCATGTGATGATATACATGTTCCTAAGTCCAACAGATGATTTAGGTGAAAACCAACTCTTTGTTGGCCAAAAGTTCTTTCAa GTTACATTACTACTTTTGGCACTCATTGCTGTACCATGGATGTTGTTACCAAAACCCTTTCTTTTGAAGAAACAACATGAAGAA AGGCATAAAGGTCAATCTTACTCTTTGCTCTACAGCGGGGAGGATCCTCTTGAATCAGAATCACATAGTATTCACCTTGATCACAAGGAGTTTGAATTCAGCGAGATTTTCGTGCACCAACTTATACACACAATTGAATTTGTGCTTGGAGCCGTGTCTAATACAGCTTCGTATCTTCGTTTATGGGCTCTCAG TCTAGCTCATTCGGAGTTATCAAGCGTTTTCTATGACAAAGTTCTGCTTCTCGCTTGGGG GTATAACAACACCATTGTTCTCATTGTTGgaattattgtttttatatgTGCAACTGTTGGTGTCTTACTAGTAATGGAAAGTCTAAGTGCTTTCTTACATGCTTTGAGACTTCACTGGGTAGAgttccaaaataaattttatgaggGAGATGGTTATAAGTTCTCCCCATTTTCATTTACATCGCTTACCGACGAGGATGGAATATAG